One region of Borrelia maritima genomic DNA includes:
- a CDS encoding NCS2 family permease, which translates to MDQSKETLFFQFKNNTIDYKKEIIGGITTFLSMAYIIAVNPAILSSTGMPIGALVTATCLTSALSSILMGLYANTPISLAPGMGLNAFFAYSVVIGMNIPWQVALAAVFTEGLIFIVLSLSKARESIANSIPVNLKYSISVGIGLFIAFIGFVNGGIVIKNDATLVGIGSFVDPKVLFTFLGLFFIVIFEQLNVRGSILWAIFSVTAIAWGYAIFNPESAVAAGIRFPDGILRFESIWPIFNQLDFSYILNKHFWSFITIVLVLLFNDLFDTLGTLIAVATKGNLLDKNGKIPNVGKVFLVDAIATTFGAIMGVSTVTAYVESCTGIEEGGKTGLTTIVTGIMFFIAIFLSPLFVAVPASATAAALIYVGFSMCREIIKINFSNIRENISSFLIFFLIPLTYNISSGISVGIIFYVLINVILNLLENKKNKISPIMIILCLIFIIKFIYIY; encoded by the coding sequence ATGGATCAATCTAAAGAAACATTGTTTTTTCAATTTAAAAATAACACAATTGATTATAAAAAAGAAATTATTGGGGGTATTACTACTTTTTTAAGCATGGCATATATAATAGCTGTTAATCCAGCAATATTATCTAGTACAGGTATGCCAATTGGTGCATTAGTTACTGCAACTTGTTTAACATCAGCACTTTCTAGTATTTTAATGGGCCTTTATGCCAATACACCTATCTCACTAGCACCTGGTATGGGCCTTAACGCATTTTTTGCATATTCTGTGGTAATTGGAATGAATATTCCTTGGCAAGTTGCATTAGCTGCTGTTTTTACTGAAGGTCTGATTTTTATTGTATTATCTTTATCAAAAGCTAGAGAAAGTATCGCAAATTCCATACCAGTAAATTTAAAATACTCTATTTCGGTTGGAATAGGACTTTTTATTGCTTTTATTGGCTTTGTAAATGGGGGAATTGTTATTAAAAATGATGCCACATTGGTTGGAATTGGATCATTTGTTGACCCAAAAGTTTTATTTACATTTTTAGGATTATTTTTTATTGTAATTTTTGAACAATTAAATGTTAGGGGAAGTATTCTTTGGGCAATTTTCTCAGTCACTGCCATAGCCTGGGGATATGCAATATTTAATCCAGAAAGCGCGGTTGCTGCTGGCATACGCTTTCCAGATGGAATTTTAAGATTTGAATCTATTTGGCCAATATTTAACCAGTTAGATTTTTCTTACATATTAAACAAGCACTTTTGGAGCTTTATTACAATTGTATTGGTATTACTATTTAACGATTTATTTGATACTTTAGGCACTTTAATAGCAGTGGCAACAAAAGGCAATTTGTTGGATAAAAACGGAAAAATTCCCAATGTTGGTAAAGTATTTTTAGTTGATGCCATTGCCACTACTTTTGGAGCAATAATGGGAGTTTCAACTGTAACAGCGTATGTTGAAAGTTGTACAGGAATAGAAGAGGGTGGTAAAACAGGACTTACAACAATAGTAACGGGAATAATGTTTTTTATTGCAATATTCCTTTCACCACTATTTGTTGCTGTTCCGGCTAGTGCAACTGCTGCAGCGTTAATATATGTAGGATTTTCAATGTGTAGAGAAATAATAAAAATTAATTTTTCTAATATAAGAGAAAATATTTCCAGTTTTTTAATATTTTTTTTAATTCCCTTAACATATAATATCTCTTCGGGAATAAGCGTTGGAATAATATTTTACGTTTTAATAAACGTAATACTTAATTTATTGGAAAATAAAAAAAATAAAATCTCTCCAATAATGATAATACTGTGTCTAATTTTTATTATTAAATTTATTTATATTTATTAA
- a CDS encoding NCS2 family permease, with protein MGQYLKGLFLQFKNSDINYKKEILAGITTFLSMSYIIAVNPAILSNTGMPIGALVTATCLTAAFSTILMGLYTNTPLALASGMSLNAFFAFSVVIGMNVPWQVALAAVFIEGLIFILLSFLRVREQIINSIPINLKYSISVGIGLFIAFIGFVNGGIVIKNDATLVGVGSFVDPKVLFTFLGLFFIVIFEKLNIKGSILWAISIVTIAAWVYAIFNLEGAKSIGIQLPNGVLKFESIGPIFNQLDFSYILSEHFWTFISIVFILLFNDLFDTVGILISVTTKGGMLDKNGKIPNAKKILLVDGIATTFGAIMGVSTVTTYIESFTGIAEGGKTGLTSIVTGLLFLLAVFFAPLFVAVPASATAAALIYVGFSMCKELIKIDFFNIRENIPSFLIFFLIPLTYSISSGFFIGALFYILINVSFNLFSKEKINISPIMLILCLIFIIKFICGY; from the coding sequence ATGGGGCAATATTTAAAAGGTTTATTTTTGCAATTTAAAAACAGTGATATTAACTATAAAAAGGAAATTCTTGCGGGCATTACTACTTTTTTGAGCATGTCATATATTATAGCTGTAAACCCAGCAATACTATCTAACACAGGCATGCCAATTGGCGCGCTAGTCACTGCAACTTGTTTAACAGCAGCATTTTCTACCATATTAATGGGGCTATATACTAATACACCTTTAGCATTGGCTTCTGGGATGAGTTTAAACGCATTTTTTGCATTTTCCGTAGTAATTGGAATGAATGTTCCTTGGCAAGTTGCATTAGCTGCTGTTTTTATTGAAGGACTCATTTTTATTCTATTATCTTTTTTAAGAGTAAGAGAACAAATTATTAATTCTATTCCAATAAATCTAAAATACTCTATTTCGGTTGGAATAGGACTTTTTATTGCTTTTATTGGTTTTGTTAATGGGGGAATTGTCATTAAAAATGATGCCACATTAGTTGGAGTTGGATCATTTGTTGACCCAAAAGTTTTATTTACATTTTTGGGATTATTTTTTATTGTAATTTTTGAAAAATTAAATATAAAAGGAAGCATTCTCTGGGCGATTAGTATAGTTACTATTGCAGCTTGGGTGTATGCAATATTTAACTTAGAAGGCGCCAAATCTATTGGAATACAGCTTCCTAATGGGGTTCTGAAGTTTGAATCCATTGGACCAATATTTAATCAATTAGATTTTTCTTATATTTTGAGTGAGCATTTTTGGACTTTTATATCAATAGTTTTTATTCTCTTATTCAATGATTTATTTGATACTGTGGGTATTTTAATAAGTGTCACAACAAAAGGTGGCATGTTGGATAAAAATGGGAAAATTCCTAATGCAAAAAAAATATTACTGGTCGATGGCATTGCTACTACTTTTGGAGCAATAATGGGAGTTTCTACCGTTACCACTTATATTGAAAGTTTTACAGGCATTGCCGAAGGTGGAAAAACTGGACTTACTTCAATTGTAACTGGATTATTATTTTTGCTTGCAGTTTTTTTTGCTCCCCTTTTTGTTGCTGTTCCTGCTAGTGCAACTGCTGCGGCTCTAATATATGTAGGATTTTCAATGTGTAAAGAATTAATAAAAATTGATTTTTTTAATATTAGAGAAAATATTCCTAGTTTTTTAATATTTTTTTTAATTCCTTTAACTTATAGCATTTCTTCAGGATTTTTTATTGGAGCATTATTTTACATTTTAATAAATGTATCATTTAATCTCTTTAGCAAAGAAAAGATTAATATTTCTCCTATAATGCTAATATTGTGCTTAATTTTTATTATTAAATTTATTTGCGGATATTAA
- a CDS encoding ImmA/IrrE family metallo-endopeptidase, with product MNENKFSSYIENSKVYSDYIISKHKILLIPVPIIKIAMGEGLKVFEVGFQDKYKDFSGYIQLNEKYLYINENMSLENKRFTIAKHLGHYLMHQKQIKNLSKNENYYIDIQDSQMVTEANIFAANILIPTITLKLKLSQYKSIKYPQKTIAKDFQVTENTIYLKLSILNDLSKIDKMKKNKKFLKIKNTKHKIETNICLHSTDNIKKSIALNLEKYELEKKERIKKIFEDLE from the coding sequence ATGAATGAAAACAAATTCAGCTCTTATATTGAAAATTCCAAAGTCTATTCAGATTATATAATATCAAAACATAAAATATTACTTATTCCTGTTCCTATAATAAAAATTGCTATGGGAGAAGGCCTTAAAGTTTTTGAAGTAGGTTTTCAAGACAAATATAAAGATTTTTCAGGATATATTCAATTAAATGAAAAATATTTATATATAAATGAAAACATGAGTCTTGAAAATAAAAGATTTACAATAGCAAAGCACTTGGGACATTATTTGATGCATCAAAAGCAAATAAAAAATTTATCTAAAAATGAAAACTATTATATTGATATCCAAGATAGTCAAATGGTAACAGAAGCTAATATATTTGCAGCAAACATTTTAATTCCAACAATCACGCTAAAATTAAAATTATCTCAATATAAATCTATAAAATATCCCCAAAAAACAATAGCAAAAGATTTTCAAGTAACTGAAAATACAATTTATTTAAAATTAAGTATACTTAATGATCTTAGCAAAATAGATAAAATGAAAAAGAATAAAAAATTTTTAAAAATTAAAAATACAAAACATAAAATAGAAACAAATATTTGCCTCCACAGTACAGATAATATTAAAAAATCAATAGCCCTTAATTTGGAAAAATATGAACTTGAAAAAAAAGAACGAATTAAAAAAATATTTGAAGATCTAGAATAA
- a CDS encoding ankyrin repeat domain-containing protein, translated as MSYYVLSKIFLYSGYLVVGFLSFTIFNKNLRNKIRDKLKNLYFLYYLTFFTLFVISSNLSYYFTEKQLLENFNIFEKEFLEIHKINEQFFQKYLLNFPVPIRMELMSKFDPIHTVFTASFEKYAKNIGKSSYEIRTNYKNYAKATNSEIKKKLEQIKENIIPIYNKYKLPILNGKNTEISVDKYGNIIPVRKNTNGQITELLFYDQNYTLTPFERFGNYKVRFDLISENKNIHFKELISVYYLDENNVSTPIEYYKNNIETSPYYIDLQENKKDFLKTIKIKKEYDLYIDKKKQLQHLTENDKLDEFKKFLSENNNIISLNTIFSNGDPIFTYAINVKAKSIIDYLITKEFNINLTNQNSQTALHNAIIQKYELKFIKSLINKGANPNIRDSDNKLPIDYSNKTSEIYKYLIDI; from the coding sequence ATGAGTTATTATGTGCTAAGCAAAATATTTCTATATTCTGGGTATCTTGTTGTTGGATTTTTATCTTTTACAATTTTCAATAAAAACTTACGAAACAAAATTAGAGATAAATTAAAAAATTTATACTTTTTATACTATTTGACTTTTTTTACTCTTTTTGTTATTAGTTCAAATTTATCTTATTACTTCACTGAAAAACAATTATTGGAAAATTTTAATATCTTTGAAAAAGAATTCCTGGAAATACATAAAATAAACGAACAATTTTTTCAAAAATACCTATTAAATTTTCCAGTACCAATAAGAATGGAATTGATGTCAAAATTTGACCCAATACATACAGTGTTTACTGCTAGTTTTGAAAAATATGCTAAAAACATTGGCAAAAGCTCTTATGAAATTCGAACAAATTATAAAAATTATGCTAAAGCAACAAATTCAGAAATTAAAAAAAAATTAGAACAAATAAAAGAAAATATTATTCCTATTTATAATAAATATAAATTACCGATTCTAAATGGAAAAAATACAGAAATAAGTGTTGATAAGTATGGTAATATTATTCCTGTTCGAAAAAATACAAACGGACAAATAACAGAATTGCTGTTTTACGATCAAAATTACACTTTAACTCCCTTTGAAAGATTTGGAAACTACAAAGTTAGATTTGATTTAATCTCAGAAAATAAAAATATCCATTTCAAGGAACTAATAAGCGTTTACTATCTTGATGAAAATAATGTTAGCACTCCTATAGAATATTATAAAAATAATATAGAAACTAGCCCTTATTACATAGACCTGCAAGAAAATAAAAAGGATTTTCTTAAAACAATAAAAATTAAAAAAGAATATGATTTATATATTGATAAAAAAAAGCAACTACAACATTTAACTGAAAATGATAAACTTGATGAGTTTAAAAAATTTTTATCAGAAAATAATAATATTATTTCGCTAAATACAATATTTTCTAACGGCGATCCAATATTTACTTATGCCATAAATGTAAAAGCAAAAAGTATTATAGATTATTTAATAACAAAAGAATTTAATATCAATTTAACAAATCAAAATTCTCAAACAGCTCTTCATAATGCAATAATTCAAAAATATGAATTAAAATTTATTAAATCACTTATCAATAAAGGTGCTAATCCAAATATTAGAGACAGTGATAATAAACTACCAATAGATTATTCTAATAAAACTAGTGAAATCTACAAATATTTAATCGACATTTAG